A genomic segment from Spinacia oleracea cultivar Varoflay chromosome 3, BTI_SOV_V1, whole genome shotgun sequence encodes:
- the LOC110785413 gene encoding transcription factor bHLH153 isoform X3 encodes MQTLVFSSSEMTELKRTVRPIDQDNFTSIEAKRQKVDLSMSSKERKEKLGEKITTLQQLVSPYGKTDTASVLFEAMEYIRFLHEQVKVLSAPYLHNTPVTNIEFQEAVHYNLRSKGLCLVPIECTAGLAGSNGADIWAPIKTGSPRF; translated from the exons ATGCAGACTCTGGTTTTCTCT AGCAGTGAAATGACCGAACTTAAAAGAACTGTTAGGCCTATTGATCAGGACAATTTCACATCAATTGAAGCCAAGCGACAAAAGGTTGATCTATcaatgtctagcaag gaaagaaaagagaaactTGGTGAAAAGATAACAACACTTCAACAGCTTGTTTCCCCGTATGGCAAG ACTGATACAGCTTCTGTCCTGTTTGAGGCGATGGAATACATCAGATTCCTGCATGAGCAAGTGAAG GTTTTGAGTGCTCCATACCTCCACAATACACCAGTAACTAATATAGAG TTTCAGGAAGCAGTACATTATAACTTAAGAAGCAAAGGATTGTGTCTTGTACCAATAGAGTGTACTGCTGGATTGGCTGGTAGCAATGGTGCAGATATTTGGGCACCCATTAAAACCGGATCCCCAAGATTCTAG
- the LOC110785413 gene encoding transcription factor bHLH153 isoform X4 → MQTLVFSSSEMTELKRTVRPIDQDNFTSIEAKRQKVDLSMSSKERKEKLGEKITTLQQLVSPYGKTDTASVLFEAMEYIRFLHEQVKVLSAPYLHNTPVTNIEEAVHYNLRSKGLCLVPIECTAGLAGSNGADIWAPIKTGSPRF, encoded by the exons ATGCAGACTCTGGTTTTCTCT AGCAGTGAAATGACCGAACTTAAAAGAACTGTTAGGCCTATTGATCAGGACAATTTCACATCAATTGAAGCCAAGCGACAAAAGGTTGATCTATcaatgtctagcaag gaaagaaaagagaaactTGGTGAAAAGATAACAACACTTCAACAGCTTGTTTCCCCGTATGGCAAG ACTGATACAGCTTCTGTCCTGTTTGAGGCGATGGAATACATCAGATTCCTGCATGAGCAAGTGAAG GTTTTGAGTGCTCCATACCTCCACAATACACCAGTAACTAATATAGAG GAAGCAGTACATTATAACTTAAGAAGCAAAGGATTGTGTCTTGTACCAATAGAGTGTACTGCTGGATTGGCTGGTAGCAATGGTGCAGATATTTGGGCACCCATTAAAACCGGATCCCCAAGATTCTAG
- the LOC110785413 gene encoding transcription factor bHLH153 isoform X2 encodes MIEKEKLSSKKTFYTKPNNPLKAQPKQGGTARWESSVVIESSEMTELKRTVRPIDQDNFTSIEAKRQKVDLSMSSKERKEKLGEKITTLQQLVSPYGKTDTASVLFEAMEYIRFLHEQVKVLSAPYLHNTPVTNIEEAVHYNLRSKGLCLVPIECTAGLAGSNGADIWAPIKTGSPRF; translated from the exons atgattgaaaaggaaaaATTATCTTCCaagaaaacgttttacaccaaaccaaacaatCCCTTGAAAGCACAACCCAAGCAAGGTGGGACGGCGAGGTGGGAATCATCGGTAGTGATTGAG AGCAGTGAAATGACCGAACTTAAAAGAACTGTTAGGCCTATTGATCAGGACAATTTCACATCAATTGAAGCCAAGCGACAAAAGGTTGATCTATcaatgtctagcaag gaaagaaaagagaaactTGGTGAAAAGATAACAACACTTCAACAGCTTGTTTCCCCGTATGGCAAG ACTGATACAGCTTCTGTCCTGTTTGAGGCGATGGAATACATCAGATTCCTGCATGAGCAAGTGAAG GTTTTGAGTGCTCCATACCTCCACAATACACCAGTAACTAATATAGAG GAAGCAGTACATTATAACTTAAGAAGCAAAGGATTGTGTCTTGTACCAATAGAGTGTACTGCTGGATTGGCTGGTAGCAATGGTGCAGATATTTGGGCACCCATTAAAACCGGATCCCCAAGATTCTAG
- the LOC110785413 gene encoding transcription factor bHLH153 isoform X1 yields the protein MIEKEKLSSKKTFYTKPNNPLKAQPKQGGTARWESSVVIESSEMTELKRTVRPIDQDNFTSIEAKRQKVDLSMSSKERKEKLGEKITTLQQLVSPYGKTDTASVLFEAMEYIRFLHEQVKVLSAPYLHNTPVTNIEFQEAVHYNLRSKGLCLVPIECTAGLAGSNGADIWAPIKTGSPRF from the exons atgattgaaaaggaaaaATTATCTTCCaagaaaacgttttacaccaaaccaaacaatCCCTTGAAAGCACAACCCAAGCAAGGTGGGACGGCGAGGTGGGAATCATCGGTAGTGATTGAG AGCAGTGAAATGACCGAACTTAAAAGAACTGTTAGGCCTATTGATCAGGACAATTTCACATCAATTGAAGCCAAGCGACAAAAGGTTGATCTATcaatgtctagcaag gaaagaaaagagaaactTGGTGAAAAGATAACAACACTTCAACAGCTTGTTTCCCCGTATGGCAAG ACTGATACAGCTTCTGTCCTGTTTGAGGCGATGGAATACATCAGATTCCTGCATGAGCAAGTGAAG GTTTTGAGTGCTCCATACCTCCACAATACACCAGTAACTAATATAGAG TTTCAGGAAGCAGTACATTATAACTTAAGAAGCAAAGGATTGTGTCTTGTACCAATAGAGTGTACTGCTGGATTGGCTGGTAGCAATGGTGCAGATATTTGGGCACCCATTAAAACCGGATCCCCAAGATTCTAG
- the LOC110785413 gene encoding transcription factor bHLH153 isoform X5 — protein sequence MTELKRTVRPIDQDNFTSIEAKRQKVDLSMSSKERKEKLGEKITTLQQLVSPYGKTDTASVLFEAMEYIRFLHEQVKVLSAPYLHNTPVTNIEFQEAVHYNLRSKGLCLVPIECTAGLAGSNGADIWAPIKTGSPRF from the exons ATGACCGAACTTAAAAGAACTGTTAGGCCTATTGATCAGGACAATTTCACATCAATTGAAGCCAAGCGACAAAAGGTTGATCTATcaatgtctagcaag gaaagaaaagagaaactTGGTGAAAAGATAACAACACTTCAACAGCTTGTTTCCCCGTATGGCAAG ACTGATACAGCTTCTGTCCTGTTTGAGGCGATGGAATACATCAGATTCCTGCATGAGCAAGTGAAG GTTTTGAGTGCTCCATACCTCCACAATACACCAGTAACTAATATAGAG TTTCAGGAAGCAGTACATTATAACTTAAGAAGCAAAGGATTGTGTCTTGTACCAATAGAGTGTACTGCTGGATTGGCTGGTAGCAATGGTGCAGATATTTGGGCACCCATTAAAACCGGATCCCCAAGATTCTAG